gcagatggttatttgtttttatttattattgatttaatattattttgttacttaaaaacaaatctaaaaaataatttattgttaaacagcactgttaatttcacaatgttaataaatgttgtgaagatgcaaagaaaaaggcagatttgtgtttctgtaagcagaaaaggtttattgatttatttatttattgaaagtttattcattttaaaataagatatatcataaggtccacttggtctgtggtatatcccccataattttcctttttaaggattactggctctgggttcttatgggttaatcttatgtttttttcccagctTGAAGAGGAGCTGAGCGGTATTGTGGAGGTCATTGGTATGGTGTCCAACAAAGGAGCAATAATGGGCAACACCTACAACATGCTACGAGAGGACAAGGGTATTCCCTTTGGTAGGTCTATTTTATTCTCTCTTCCATACGGTGCATACAGATGAATACAGCAGCACTAACCTGTTCTCTTTGTCCATCCCACAGATTTAGAGCTGTATACTGAAGCCCTGAAAGTCATCCATGACTTCCCCCAGCATTACCCTTTTGAAGTGGCTGCAAGTGGATGAGGCTCACCATGTGAAGATGACTAAAGATTGTCTTCAAGTTCAGCGTCCGTGTTTAATATGTTCAGTTTTTGttgtgagtttaaaaaaaagttttgtacaAAATGTCTGTAATATCAAAGTTCTGTCAGTAAAGTTAAAACCTGTAAAGTCAAAAGGCAGTGGGAAGGtacttacattacattacataaaaattacattaaaagagCGAGTGTCTTCTGTTGTTGATTCTGATGCTAAATGTAGATTACATTGCACCACATTCCTTTTACTTGAATGGAACAACCTCTTGGATTCATTTTATTTCGGAGAGACTTTATATTGGACTGGAAAACACAGATTACCAGTTAATACTGGGCTATTGTTTTTTTGAAGAGAAGACAATTTAAcataatattgaaatataaatgacaCGTTTTTTATTTTGCGTAAAGTTTCTTAATATTAATCCATagattaattgaaaaaatagtCAATAGATTAATGAATAAAGTTTTTACAATAACATGCTTCTTTAGTGGcacataaagaaaaaatgaccacattGTAATTTATCAATTGTAGTGGCAAATTACGACAGCTCAAAGCCCCAAAGTCAGATTAGCCTCCAATTTGCCAACATGTACACCAAAATCTTCCCCAAACTCTAAGACTCAAAAATGATAGAATCCAAAAAGTAGCAGGAGATTCGTTCAGAGGTTCATGCAGCAGTTTTATTCTTGCAAAGGTCAAGAGATCAAAACTCAATGAGTTCCCTGGTTGCAACCACAGGAGACTCAATAAACAGCattaaaacatcagtttataTGTCATACAAtcttcctttttctccttttctcattGGTGGGCTCTCCCAGGCCCCCCCTCTACCAATATGTATCCTTGTGaacatgagacaaaaaaaatgacacctcAGATTCTCAGGTCTCAGAtttctcaaagaaaaaaatgcactttaatTTCTGTAAGGTAGCAAAACATCTAACAAAAAACTTGTCTAGTTATAAATgaatcaagtaaaaaaaaattgttatttaGAATACATATTGTCACCAAATGATTTCATGAAAGTAGCTGGCctacttttatcattttgtgattttgtgtgtgttgtcctgTTCATGAATGTGAATGATGGACTGAGATTTGAAGTGTTTaaaccagcagagggcagcatgGACCGCTGCACTATCATTAACATTTAGCCTGTGCAAATGGACAGGTCCAATCCCAGCTGAGGAGGAGTTAACAGGTTAAATCACCTATCACTGTGACTTCACCCATAGCACGACAACAGGACCTGTTTAACTTCCAACTATCTAACAGGTCATTCAATTAAAGTGAGCTGATGCAGTTTCTCTCCCAAGTTTCTGCGAAACTTGTGCAGGATAGTACATGCTTTAACCttttataatttaaacagtTTCTGTGAAATATCAGTGCATCAGTCTAACTTCATTAATTTAGGAATAAGCTACTAACTGCACATTTAATTCTTATTCCTTGAATGCTTATTGATAATGTCCTGATCATGTCTTCACACCagtcaaaaaatgtaaatgtcactttttataTATGTGACAGAAcaataaattaacaaataaactAATAACAGGAAAAAGATAGCCGAACTTTTACAAAGTTTTTGAAATTGAAACATTTGTGTTCATAGTTTTCTATCTCAAACACAATCTGAAGTCTTTAAAAGGGCATCTATCACAGTGTTTTCTGGTTCTCCtatcagatagatagatagatagatagatagatagatagatagatagatagatagatagatagatagatgagaTGTAAATTATATCTGCACAATCAAGCACTGATAGAAATGTTGTCACTTCTGGCTTCTTCCATTGCATACCATTTACCAGACATCTATCATAGATGGAAAAAGACTTTTAACAATGAATATATTGAGGATGATTGGCTGGCAATGTACGCCTGATAAGGTC
This genomic interval from Centropristis striata isolate RG_2023a ecotype Rhode Island chromosome 14, C.striata_1.0, whole genome shotgun sequence contains the following:
- the rpa3 gene encoding replication protein A 14 kDa subunit is translated as MAGILDVPKPRITCSMLSQHISRPVCFVGRVEKVHPTGKTFTLSDGEGKIATVELNEPLEEELSGIVEVIGMVSNKGAIMGNTYNMLREDKGIPFDLELYTEALKVIHDFPQHYPFEVAASG